One Aciduliprofundum boonei T469 genomic region harbors:
- the ftsZ gene encoding cell division protein FtsZ, translating to MSIESLIRRASSYTLVERELYEEKINIMVVGIGGAGCNAVSRMKKLGLSVPTVAINTDINNLRTVEADKKILLKKYTKGLGSGGLVEIGEKSAILASKELENIFDGIDIVFLTTGLGGGTGTGATPIIAEIAKRKGALVITIATMPFKIERARFIKAKEGLKRIVELSNTLIVLENDKLMEIAPNLPIKKAFIVMDQLISYTIMSFVDVLTKPSLMNIDLEDLKRIMKNGRYSTILIGEGDASDPRKIVVDALNRPLIMDMDYSKASGGVIHITTGENVPLSAVYSAVDAISSLMKDNANLMIGARIDPQFENKMRVLVLLTDIKIPILGEEYEVKSLKTYEMERSQR from the coding sequence TTGAGCATAGAATCCCTCATAAGAAGGGCTTCCTCATACACTCTTGTTGAGCGGGAGCTCTACGAGGAGAAAATTAATATCATGGTTGTGGGGATAGGCGGAGCTGGATGCAATGCTGTAAGCAGGATGAAAAAATTAGGACTATCCGTACCCACTGTGGCGATTAATACAGATATAAATAACCTAAGAACTGTTGAGGCAGATAAAAAGATTCTTTTGAAAAAATACACAAAGGGCTTGGGCTCTGGGGGCTTGGTGGAAATAGGAGAAAAGAGTGCAATCCTTGCATCAAAGGAGCTTGAAAATATATTTGATGGCATAGATATTGTTTTTCTAACAACTGGGCTTGGAGGGGGCACAGGCACAGGGGCAACTCCCATAATTGCAGAAATTGCAAAGAGAAAAGGAGCATTGGTTATAACGATAGCCACCATGCCGTTCAAGATTGAAAGAGCGAGGTTCATAAAGGCAAAAGAAGGGTTGAAAAGAATCGTTGAATTATCCAACACACTAATAGTTTTGGAAAATGACAAACTTATGGAAATTGCCCCAAATTTACCAATCAAAAAGGCATTCATTGTTATGGACCAGCTTATAAGCTATACAATAATGTCCTTTGTGGATGTTCTCACCAAGCCATCTTTGATGAATATAGATCTGGAGGATTTGAAGAGGATAATGAAGAATGGAAGATACTCCACCATACTAATAGGGGAAGGAGATGCCAGTGATCCGAGGAAAATAGTTGTAGATGCTTTAAACAGGCCTCTCATTATGGACATGGACTACTCAAAAGCAAGTGGGGGTGTGATACATATTACAACGGGAGAGAATGTACCACTTTCAGCCGTATATTCCGCCGTAGATGCCATATCCTCCTTGATGAAAGATAATGCAAATCTTATGATCGGGGCAAGGATAGATCCGCAATTTGAAAATAAAATGAGAGTACTGGTACTTTTGACCGATATAAAAATCCCAATTCTTGGGGAAGAGTATGAAGTAAAGAGCTTGAAGACTTACGAGATGGAGAGATCTCAAAGGTAA
- a CDS encoding ribbon-helix-helix domain-containing protein, with protein sequence MSDKTWKEAVKMSDSIRITIRLSRNAAEKMEELVKSGEFKNLSEVVRTAIENFLAEKFAPRNIEKISVDLPKGTVAMLVKLVEAGEAVDMDDAIRTAVREYVRRQISTLAKKEIEEGIKKEIVEGES encoded by the coding sequence TTGTCAGACAAAACATGGAAAGAGGCAGTTAAAATGTCCGATTCAATAAGGATTACAATCAGGCTCTCCCGCAATGCGGCGGAAAAAATGGAAGAGTTAGTCAAGAGTGGTGAGTTCAAAAATTTATCTGAGGTTGTTCGTACTGCAATTGAGAATTTTCTAGCTGAGAAATTTGCGCCTCGCAATATTGAGAAGATAAGTGTAGATCTGCCAAAGGGCACTGTTGCGATGCTAGTCAAGCTCGTGGAGGCAGGAGAGGCAGTGGATATGGATGATGCAATAAGAACAGCCGTTAGGGAGTATGTTAGAAGACAAATATCCACTCTTGCAAAGAAGGAGATTGAAGAGGGAATTAAAAAAGAAATTGTGGAGGGTGAGAGTTAA
- a CDS encoding t-RNA-binding domain protein, which yields MDTANDPRILMAEKCTKDMKNLFNNMRGVGKEASKIMNDIERKILEIKYSYAELDALQSLLKEIESKILELYELLGGKEWVNRLKRVNIDDGRIAKVKFCMNILYNLSSRLKLPDDPAYAVDIRIGEIDSVMKHPKADKLKICNVNVGRVITVVTNIQNVKEGEKLPVALLPPAEFFGIVSEGMFLSHNFKEGAPGELPKLDEDELNNARKEVLKYLK from the coding sequence ATGGACACTGCGAACGACCCAAGGATTCTCATGGCTGAAAAGTGCACAAAGGATATGAAGAATCTATTCAATAATATGCGAGGTGTTGGCAAAGAAGCATCTAAAATCATGAATGATATTGAAAGAAAGATTTTGGAGATAAAATACTCTTATGCAGAGCTTGATGCTTTGCAATCCTTACTTAAAGAAATAGAATCAAAAATTTTGGAGCTTTATGAGCTTCTTGGCGGAAAAGAATGGGTGAATAGATTGAAAAGAGTGAATATTGATGATGGGAGAATTGCAAAGGTGAAATTTTGTATGAATATCCTCTATAATCTATCCTCACGCCTAAAACTGCCAGATGATCCTGCCTACGCTGTGGATATAAGAATTGGTGAGATTGATAGTGTTATGAAGCACCCTAAAGCAGATAAATTGAAGATTTGTAATGTGAATGTTGGTAGAGTTATAACTGTGGTGACGAATATTCAAAATGTAAAAGAGGGAGAGAAATTGCCCGTAGCATTGCTCCCTCCTGCAGAGTTTTTTGGTATTGTGAGTGAAGGTATGTTTCTCTCTCATAACTTTAAAGAAGGTGCTCCGGGAGAATTGCCAAAGTTGGACGAGGATGAGTTAAATAACGCTCGTAAAGAGGTTTTAAAATATCTTAAATGA
- a CDS encoding tRNA(Ile)(2)-agmatinylcytidine synthase produces MRGECKSVYIGIDDTDSRNGMCTTYLVKVLVEKLKDSGMDLIGPPRLVRLNPNIPWKTRGNGAVCIRVGKGYGEKKVVGEIEGEKIYAFKYGKDGELDLNDIIPLLKDYFVLEEPTTNPGIVISKKKLPEWLYWNAVRNVLNIEFVERVLKENNAKFFKFKNGRGIIGASASIAWRARKFTYELLTYLPEDKWKEQRYIDENSVIEMDKKTRYTFDNYDYENNYVAISPHSKTPVLFGIRGLEPEELIKAKDMIKSTPYNAWFLFLTNQGTDEHLVKRRIKKVKEYQNVILRGKVVKEARKIEGGHAIFQIEDSTGKIDCAAYEPTKNFRNTINKLKVGDEVEVYGSVRDEPRTINIEKIRILRLAEIRVKVANPRCPKCGRRMESLGRGKGYRCRKCRIKLPEDAAEFKILDREIKERWYEVPVIARRHLSMPLKIKEMKSFKIF; encoded by the coding sequence ATGCGAGGAGAATGTAAGAGCGTGTATATTGGAATTGACGATACAGACTCCCGCAACGGAATGTGCACCACATATCTCGTAAAAGTGCTCGTTGAGAAATTAAAAGATTCAGGTATGGATTTAATAGGCCCGCCAAGATTAGTGAGGTTGAATCCAAACATACCTTGGAAAACAAGGGGAAATGGAGCCGTATGCATAAGAGTTGGCAAGGGCTATGGAGAGAAGAAGGTTGTGGGGGAGATAGAGGGAGAGAAAATATACGCTTTCAAGTACGGGAAAGATGGTGAACTTGATTTAAATGATATAATTCCACTCCTAAAAGATTATTTTGTGTTAGAAGAGCCCACAACTAACCCAGGGATAGTTATTTCTAAGAAAAAACTTCCAGAATGGCTATACTGGAACGCAGTTAGGAATGTTTTGAATATCGAATTCGTTGAGAGAGTTTTAAAAGAGAATAACGCAAAATTTTTCAAATTCAAAAATGGAAGGGGAATAATAGGTGCTTCCGCATCAATAGCTTGGAGAGCCAGGAAGTTTACATACGAGCTTCTAACTTACTTGCCGGAGGATAAATGGAAAGAGCAGCGATACATTGACGAAAATTCTGTAATCGAGATGGACAAAAAAACAAGATACACTTTTGACAATTATGATTATGAAAACAATTATGTGGCCATATCTCCCCATTCAAAAACCCCTGTGCTTTTTGGCATAAGAGGTCTAGAGCCCGAAGAGCTAATAAAAGCAAAGGACATGATAAAAAGCACCCCTTACAATGCTTGGTTTCTATTCTTAACAAACCAAGGTACCGATGAGCACCTAGTAAAAAGAAGAATTAAGAAGGTAAAAGAATATCAAAATGTTATCTTAAGAGGAAAGGTGGTGAAAGAGGCAAGAAAAATTGAAGGGGGTCATGCAATATTCCAAATTGAAGATTCAACTGGAAAAATCGACTGCGCTGCTTACGAGCCCACAAAGAATTTTAGGAATACAATAAATAAATTGAAAGTGGGAGATGAAGTGGAAGTTTACGGTAGCGTTAGGGATGAGCCAAGAACAATAAACATTGAGAAAATAAGGATTTTGAGATTAGCAGAAATAAGAGTTAAAGTGGCAAATCCAAGATGCCCAAAATGCGGAAGGAGGATGGAGAGTTTAGGAAGGGGCAAGGGATACAGATGCAGGAAATGCAGAATAAAACTTCCCGAGGATGCAGCAGAATTTAAGATTTTAGATAGGGAAATAAAAGAAAGATGGTATGAGGTCCCGGTAATAGCAAGGAGGCATTTATCCATGCCCCTGAAAATAAAGGAAATGAAATCATTTAAGATATTTTAA
- a CDS encoding DNA-directed RNA polymerase subunit K, giving the protein MEYTRFEKARIIGARALQISMGAPVLIHLPENIVDPLDIAMYEFEKGVIPITVKRAK; this is encoded by the coding sequence ATGGAGTACACAAGGTTTGAAAAGGCGCGCATAATCGGCGCTCGCGCATTGCAGATATCTATGGGCGCTCCTGTTCTTATTCATCTTCCTGAGAATATAGTGGACCCTTTGGATATTGCAATGTATGAGTTTGAAAAAGGAGTTATTCCCATAACTGTGAAGAGAGCTAAATAA
- a CDS encoding MBL fold metallo-hydrolase — protein sequence MINAKFLGGAEEVGSLGLYMQIGELRLLFDYGLTPSKPPAYPMHAPPVDSLFITHVHLDHSGMVPRIAMEYEANIYATPPTNSVLPLMLNDTIKVANIEGFPIPYTKEEVENTVDGLIDVDYGKTIELGSLDIIPHSAGHIPGSAMYEIKDDRTILFTGDIQTVNTHLVWGTKPVKTDVLIMESTYAGREHPPRDKVEKNFLAKIEEIVDNGGKAIVPAFAVGRTQEIMLILAKTDFEVWVDGMGRFVTNLFLQNPQYLRSAKKLKKARNKMHIVRRRSDRRKALKGEVIVATGGMLEGGPVLHYINHLKNDPKSGILLTGYQVEGTNGRLLMDEGILELYGVKEKIDMDIDFFDFSAHAGHSELIEFAEKCSPERIILMHGDNREALAKDLRNRGFEVIMPKNGEDFVI from the coding sequence ATGATCAACGCAAAATTCTTAGGCGGTGCGGAGGAGGTTGGAAGCCTCGGATTGTATATGCAAATAGGTGAGTTGCGGCTTCTTTTTGATTATGGACTAACTCCTTCAAAGCCACCCGCATATCCCATGCATGCCCCTCCTGTGGATTCTTTATTCATAACCCATGTGCATTTAGACCATTCTGGAATGGTTCCGAGAATTGCTATGGAATATGAGGCAAACATATATGCAACACCTCCAACAAATTCTGTGCTACCCTTAATGTTAAACGATACGATCAAAGTTGCAAACATTGAAGGTTTTCCTATACCATACACGAAGGAGGAGGTAGAAAATACCGTTGATGGGCTCATAGATGTAGATTACGGAAAAACAATAGAGCTTGGCTCATTGGATATTATACCTCACAGTGCGGGTCACATACCCGGAAGCGCAATGTATGAGATTAAAGATGATAGAACGATACTGTTCACGGGAGATATTCAAACTGTTAACACACATCTCGTGTGGGGCACAAAGCCTGTAAAAACGGATGTGCTCATAATGGAAAGTACCTACGCTGGAAGAGAGCACCCCCCAAGAGATAAAGTTGAGAAAAACTTCTTGGCAAAAATTGAAGAAATCGTGGATAATGGAGGTAAAGCCATAGTGCCGGCATTCGCAGTAGGCCGTACCCAAGAGATTATGCTAATACTTGCAAAAACCGACTTTGAAGTGTGGGTTGATGGGATGGGTAGATTCGTTACAAATCTATTCCTGCAAAATCCACAGTATCTAAGATCTGCAAAGAAATTGAAAAAAGCGAGAAACAAGATGCATATAGTACGAAGGAGAAGCGATAGGAGAAAAGCTCTGAAGGGAGAAGTAATAGTGGCAACAGGAGGAATGCTTGAAGGAGGCCCTGTGTTACATTACATAAATCATCTAAAGAATGATCCAAAAAGCGGGATACTGCTCACTGGCTATCAAGTGGAGGGAACTAATGGAAGGTTGCTAATGGACGAAGGCATACTTGAATTGTATGGAGTAAAGGAAAAAATTGATATGGATATAGATTTCTTTGATTTCTCCGCGCATGCTGGACACTCCGAGCTAATTGAATTTGCAGAAAAATGCTCTCCAGAGAGAATAATATTAATGCACGGGGACAATAGGGAAGCCCTTGCAAAAGATTTGAGAAATAGGGGATTTGAAGTTATTATGCCAAAAAACGGTGAAGATTTCGTTATTTAG
- a CDS encoding potassium channel family protein produces the protein MGLGEMIIEMKNISELMVDLAYSALIFNNKEIAEEVKYLEEKIDKRYYQLEEEAIKQAIEEKNPYPALILIRLATSIEAISDSAVQIADVVLRGIEPHPVIKESIKESDITITRAKVRENSILANKTLGELNLASETGMWVIAIKRGKQWIFGPTENTKVLPDDILLAKGPLEGVKHFIKLCKGEDKKL, from the coding sequence TTGGGATTAGGCGAGATGATAATTGAGATGAAAAATATATCAGAATTGATGGTTGATTTGGCTTACTCTGCGTTGATATTCAATAATAAGGAGATTGCAGAAGAAGTGAAATACTTAGAAGAGAAAATTGATAAGAGGTATTACCAGCTTGAAGAAGAGGCAATAAAGCAGGCAATAGAGGAGAAAAATCCTTATCCTGCTTTAATTTTAATACGCCTTGCAACGAGTATTGAGGCAATATCAGATTCGGCAGTGCAAATTGCAGATGTGGTGCTCCGTGGAATTGAACCTCATCCCGTGATAAAAGAGAGTATCAAGGAGAGTGATATTACAATAACTAGAGCAAAAGTTAGGGAAAACAGTATTTTAGCAAATAAAACTCTCGGAGAATTAAATCTTGCAAGCGAGACAGGCATGTGGGTAATTGCGATAAAGAGGGGGAAGCAATGGATATTCGGGCCTACTGAGAACACCAAAGTATTACCAGATGATATCCTTCTTGCAAAGGGACCATTAGAAGGTGTAAAGCACTTTATAAAACTCTGCAAGGGTGAGGATAAGAAACTTTAA
- a CDS encoding potassium channel family protein, whose product MENVKDLLVEIKEKSELIVDLAYSAIILDSEDLAKEVEKLEKEISELTYKIRIVSMLAANTPDEAEQLAGILQMADSSNNLANAAADIAYLLDLDITARPFLPSLFMKADEKIHVVKVYPNSSIVNRTLGELNIEVESGVRIIAIKRGRNWIYDPEDHVRIKADDLLIIRGTEDGYEFLDRVARGEESWD is encoded by the coding sequence ATGGAAAATGTCAAAGATTTGCTTGTAGAAATCAAGGAAAAATCGGAGCTTATCGTTGATTTGGCCTATTCAGCCATAATTTTAGATAGTGAGGACCTGGCAAAAGAAGTGGAAAAATTGGAGAAAGAGATAAGCGAGTTAACCTACAAGATAAGAATAGTGAGCATGCTTGCTGCAAATACCCCTGATGAGGCAGAACAACTTGCAGGAATATTGCAGATGGCTGACTCATCCAACAATCTGGCAAATGCAGCTGCGGATATTGCATATCTCCTCGATTTAGATATAACTGCAAGGCCTTTTCTACCGAGCTTGTTTATGAAGGCTGATGAAAAGATACATGTGGTCAAGGTTTATCCCAATTCAAGCATAGTAAACAGAACCTTAGGAGAATTAAATATTGAAGTAGAGAGTGGAGTAAGAATAATAGCAATAAAACGGGGACGCAACTGGATTTACGACCCAGAAGATCATGTGAGGATAAAAGCGGATGATTTGCTCATAATAAGGGGCACAGAGGATGGCTATGAATTCTTAGACAGGGTAGCAAGGGGTGAGGAAAGTTGGGATTAG
- a CDS encoding DUF134 domain-containing protein yields the protein MRGYGRRGRRRGPRWISYVPPVNSYAPIGGPYIKSVVLTYSELEALRLVDVEGLTQEEAAARMGISRKTLWNDLKSGRKKIVEAILHGWNIEIRGENYYIRQD from the coding sequence ATGAGAGGATATGGAAGAAGAGGGAGACGTAGAGGACCTAGATGGATTTCGTATGTTCCCCCTGTAAATAGCTATGCACCAATTGGTGGTCCTTACATCAAAAGTGTCGTGCTTACTTATTCAGAATTAGAGGCTTTACGCTTAGTGGATGTTGAGGGATTAACTCAGGAAGAGGCCGCCGCGAGGATGGGCATCTCCCGCAAAACCTTATGGAATGATTTGAAGAGCGGAAGAAAGAAAATAGTAGAGGCTATCCTGCATGGGTGGAACATAGAAATAAGAGGGGAGAACTATTACATAAGACAAGATTGA
- a CDS encoding sodium-translocating pyrophosphatase, translated as MMAYVALGIGLLSLLIAFFFAMYVRRQDEGKGKMVEISGYIRKGAMTFLNREYRYLTVYIIVVSVFLYLLSFIKNGGVSPYTWMAFVVGAIFSALSGNIGMRIATLANVRAAKAVEKDMHSGLKVAFSSGAVMGLTVVGLGLFGVSSMYLLFSHLGPYELSNILFGFGFGASSIALFARVGGGIYTKAADVGADLVGKIEAGIPEDDPRNPAVIADNVGDNVGDVAGMGADLFESYVDSIISAIAIGVLFSAINSALVYLPLLLAAIGIISSFIGVGVVVLMRNKDPSKAMNTGVITSAVIMVLLSLMIMYWNGDYKFESLNKVVPWYNMFIALLGGLIAGIVIGFSTEYYTSDKYKPTKDIAKASTTGAATNLITGMSIGMLSTVIPVLSISVAIIIAYILADLYGIAIAAVGMLSTLGMTLSMDTYGPVADNAAGIAEMANLGKDVRERAEELDAVGNTTAAIGKGFAIGSAALTALALFATYNQTLSGLGHKIIIDLANPSVMVGIFIGALMPFLFSALALLAVGHAAENMVEEVRRQFREIPGIMEGKARPEYEKCIDISTRAAIKKMILPTLLAIIVPIIVGVTPGLGPEAVGGLLAGSIASGFLLAIYMANAGGAWDNAKKFIEKGNFGGKGSDAHKAAVVGDTVGDPLKDTAGPSLNILIKLMSIVSLLLAPLFVLILSL; from the coding sequence ATGATGGCATATGTTGCACTTGGAATAGGGCTCTTGTCCCTGTTAATAGCCTTCTTCTTTGCGATGTATGTGAGAAGGCAGGACGAAGGCAAGGGAAAGATGGTAGAGATCTCCGGATATATAAGGAAAGGTGCAATGACCTTTCTTAACAGAGAGTACAGGTATTTAACGGTGTACATAATTGTCGTATCTGTTTTTCTGTATCTGTTAAGTTTCATAAAGAACGGCGGTGTTAGTCCGTACACTTGGATGGCATTTGTTGTTGGAGCGATATTCTCTGCACTTTCAGGCAATATAGGAATGCGTATAGCCACTCTTGCAAATGTTCGAGCAGCGAAGGCCGTGGAGAAGGATATGCACTCTGGATTGAAAGTGGCGTTTTCCTCTGGGGCAGTGATGGGTCTAACTGTTGTGGGTCTAGGCCTATTCGGTGTAAGCTCAATGTATCTCCTGTTTAGTCATCTTGGCCCGTACGAGTTATCCAACATACTATTTGGATTCGGATTTGGTGCGAGCTCCATTGCCTTATTTGCAAGAGTTGGAGGTGGAATATATACAAAGGCGGCAGATGTGGGTGCTGATCTTGTGGGGAAGATAGAAGCTGGTATACCCGAGGATGATCCAAGGAATCCTGCCGTTATTGCGGATAATGTTGGCGATAATGTCGGCGATGTTGCAGGGATGGGTGCAGATTTATTCGAAAGTTATGTGGATTCTATAATTTCCGCAATAGCTATTGGTGTGTTATTTTCCGCTATAAATAGTGCATTAGTTTATCTTCCTTTGCTTCTAGCAGCCATTGGAATCATCTCCTCTTTTATCGGAGTGGGAGTTGTTGTTCTGATGCGTAACAAAGATCCGTCTAAGGCAATGAATACTGGTGTTATAACCAGTGCAGTTATAATGGTCCTTCTTTCCCTTATGATAATGTACTGGAATGGGGATTATAAGTTCGAAAGCTTAAACAAGGTAGTGCCTTGGTACAATATGTTCATTGCGCTTCTCGGTGGGTTAATAGCGGGTATAGTTATTGGATTCTCCACAGAATACTACACTTCAGATAAATACAAACCCACTAAGGATATAGCAAAAGCCAGTACCACGGGCGCGGCCACAAACTTAATAACCGGTATGTCAATTGGAATGCTGAGCACAGTTATTCCCGTTCTATCCATATCCGTTGCTATAATTATTGCATACATTCTTGCTGATCTCTACGGAATTGCTATAGCCGCTGTTGGAATGCTTAGCACATTGGGAATGACCTTGAGTATGGACACCTATGGACCTGTTGCAGACAACGCCGCAGGCATTGCAGAAATGGCAAATCTTGGAAAAGATGTTAGAGAGAGAGCTGAAGAGTTAGATGCTGTTGGAAATACAACAGCTGCCATAGGTAAAGGATTTGCGATAGGCTCAGCTGCCTTAACGGCACTTGCTCTATTTGCAACATATAACCAAACCCTTTCTGGTTTGGGACATAAAATAATCATAGATTTGGCAAATCCATCAGTGATGGTTGGAATATTCATTGGAGCACTTATGCCTTTCCTGTTCAGTGCTCTTGCACTTCTTGCGGTTGGACACGCTGCTGAGAATATGGTGGAAGAGGTTCGCAGACAGTTCAGAGAGATACCGGGGATAATGGAAGGCAAAGCAAGACCAGAATATGAGAAATGCATAGATATATCTACAAGGGCAGCAATTAAAAAGATGATTCTTCCAACGCTTCTCGCCATAATAGTGCCTATCATAGTTGGCGTGACTCCGGGATTGGGACCTGAAGCTGTTGGTGGGCTTCTGGCAGGCTCCATAGCTTCTGGATTCTTGCTTGCCATATACATGGCAAATGCTGGTGGTGCCTGGGATAATGCTAAGAAATTCATAGAAAAGGGCAATTTCGGAGGGAAGGGAAGCGATGCCCACAAGGCAGCAGTGGTTGGAGATACTGTGGGAGATCCTCTCAAGGATACAGCAGGACCTTCATTGAACATATTGATTAAATTGATGAGCATAGTGTCTCTTCTTCTAGCTCCGCTCTTTGTGCTAATATTGAGTCTGTGA
- a CDS encoding mechanosensitive ion channel domain-containing protein, giving the protein MKKIFAIVLLAFVLFPSAYAQLLPSTGNVTIRGGEEIVVNFSIVNTQNETVFYTINYKAPYGWDINVTPSSGVVKEGGFRTINVQIHAPKSYGVSDFNLPIHVLLYDENGKIGDYVYTLHISYLSTPFYLFEIPWPESWGYWGTFLNVIITWVILTLVLYVLFPYLKKISKLTKTKIDDIIVEILHKPITTWVILYGITTALLTLPPLSLIFWLIIEIYNIIVVIILTWISYRIFKDIIIYYLFHLSRTKKGDLENVLIPILEKLGIVTIGTLGGLMILQVMGVNVGVLLASVGIAGVILGLAAQQTLGNFFSGLHILIDKAFRIGDIIMLENDDGVYKVLDVGVRSTRLYELFSNTVVFVPNSKLANTNIINFNRPNNKMKIRIDVSVSYGSDVEKVIKTLKEIALSHPKVLRDGDYEPVVIFREFGASSLNFSLYIWIDNVMEQWKVPSEIRERIVKVFRERGIEIPFPQVDVHIKPLKPGS; this is encoded by the coding sequence ATGAAAAAGATATTTGCTATCGTTTTACTTGCGTTCGTTCTATTCCCATCCGCTTATGCTCAGCTCCTGCCATCTACTGGAAATGTCACTATTAGAGGAGGTGAGGAAATAGTCGTTAATTTCTCCATAGTAAATACCCAGAATGAGACGGTATTTTATACAATCAACTACAAGGCTCCTTATGGTTGGGATATTAATGTAACTCCGAGCAGTGGTGTAGTAAAAGAGGGGGGTTTTCGAACCATTAATGTTCAAATTCATGCGCCAAAAAGCTATGGAGTAAGTGATTTTAATCTTCCCATTCATGTTCTTCTTTACGATGAGAATGGAAAAATTGGAGATTATGTTTATACTTTACACATTTCTTACTTATCCACCCCGTTTTACCTTTTTGAAATACCATGGCCCGAGAGTTGGGGATACTGGGGCACATTCCTCAATGTGATCATAACTTGGGTAATACTCACCCTTGTTCTTTATGTTCTCTTTCCATATCTGAAAAAGATAAGTAAATTAACAAAGACAAAAATAGATGATATTATTGTTGAAATCCTTCATAAGCCCATTACAACATGGGTAATTCTCTATGGTATTACCACTGCTCTTTTGACTCTACCTCCTCTATCCTTAATTTTCTGGCTTATAATTGAAATTTACAATATAATTGTGGTTATAATTCTAACTTGGATCTCTTATCGCATTTTTAAAGATATAATCATTTACTATCTTTTCCATCTTTCTAGAACTAAAAAGGGAGATTTGGAGAATGTTCTCATTCCTATTCTAGAGAAACTCGGAATTGTTACAATCGGTACGCTTGGGGGGCTTATGATACTACAAGTTATGGGAGTGAATGTTGGAGTTCTTCTTGCCAGCGTAGGTATTGCTGGTGTTATATTGGGTCTCGCAGCCCAGCAGACTTTGGGCAATTTCTTCTCCGGACTGCATATTTTGATAGATAAGGCCTTTAGAATAGGAGATATAATAATGCTTGAAAACGATGATGGTGTTTATAAAGTTTTGGATGTTGGTGTTAGGAGCACAAGATTATATGAGCTCTTTTCCAATACAGTTGTTTTCGTGCCAAATAGCAAACTTGCGAATACTAATATAATCAATTTTAACAGGCCGAATAATAAAATGAAGATAAGGATTGATGTGAGCGTCTCTTATGGAAGTGATGTTGAAAAAGTAATAAAAACTCTAAAAGAGATTGCACTATCTCATCCTAAGGTTCTGAGGGATGGAGATTACGAGCCAGTGGTTATATTCCGCGAATTTGGAGCATCCAGTTTAAATTTCTCTCTCTACATATGGATCGATAATGTGATGGAGCAGTGGAAAGTGCCAAGTGAGATAAGGGAGAGAATAGTCAAGGTATTCAGAGAGAGAGGCATAGAGATACCGTTTCCGCAGGTGGATGTGCATATAAAGCCCTTAAAGCCGGGTAGCTGA
- a CDS encoding dephospho-CoA kinase, which translates to MPVILLVGMPGAGKEEFVRVAREEGYEIVRMGDVVRNFVLSLGLELKDEIVGKIASEERNKYGIDIWAKRTLERIKNKKRTLIDGVRCLEEVEVFKNALGEDAKLVGIFAPRKVRFERILNRGREDDIHSWDEFVAREMRELKWGLGNVFALADYMLLNTSTLEDFRKNVRSFLIALEKEENSS; encoded by the coding sequence ATGCCTGTTATTCTCCTTGTGGGTATGCCCGGTGCAGGAAAGGAAGAATTTGTTAGAGTTGCAAGAGAGGAGGGCTACGAAATAGTCAGGATGGGTGATGTTGTTCGCAATTTCGTTCTTTCTTTGGGTTTAGAACTAAAGGATGAGATTGTGGGAAAAATCGCTTCGGAGGAGAGAAATAAATATGGTATAGATATATGGGCAAAAAGAACTTTGGAGAGGATAAAGAATAAAAAAAGAACGCTAATAGATGGAGTTAGATGCTTGGAAGAAGTAGAAGTTTTCAAAAATGCTTTGGGAGAAGATGCTAAACTTGTAGGTATATTTGCACCTAGAAAAGTCAGGTTTGAGAGAATATTGAACAGGGGAAGGGAAGATGATATCCATAGCTGGGACGAGTTTGTTGCAAGGGAGATGAGAGAGCTCAAATGGGGTCTTGGCAATGTGTTTGCCTTGGCAGATTATATGCTTCTTAATACATCTACTTTAGAGGATTTCAGGAAAAATGTCAGAAGCTTCCTTATTGCTCTCGAGAAAGAGGAGAATAGCTCTTGA